One part of the Mya arenaria isolate MELC-2E11 chromosome 3, ASM2691426v1 genome encodes these proteins:
- the LOC128228282 gene encoding uncharacterized protein LOC128228282, producing the protein MAVNPESREVDIKEPYGQVMLQYLYQQVVSKSEHCDVVVMVGDEEMSCHWCVLTTLPYFQSLYNSGLQEKLNGKIEINVGTPEALRQVLTFLYTGKVTLEYATLKDTLQVADYLQFDNMKYAFDKYLQKITLTLDNCIPLSLMAMEYGLDTYSQIVKFMQENMLQVLKHPDAMQLTADSIESMVRDPLLSYVPKLVFLNFMETWVDFDVSQREKHFPDMFRELDIRKISVEQLEKVENSKYVKTSGICLQRCEKLRKMFESGALPNDGKSNVLIVWGVHDDKYEYSSYTRHYNHIYAYDLKKHKWSLLNKFESNLSFFHPEEQLRFAFHKQSNSLCMSNGQSRDFYSQKDNVLSVSCLSYMKGHIQKQDFELPEDFHVHKETIVVEGMFFPDDSDKMFILATGLKKKNQEQAGMFVFLMSIDETKTQLKEIHPVLDGKKVEIKACLSKGKLLYVLSKAMHKEGETKLMVTDLCQEKLIFTTIECPNTLGFVCVMSSFGDGIMLAKKEDNTLRYEILDRENMEWIAYATDDLPPKFKEPRITQCAEGENDSVYVVHDKWLSGLSKAKISVFDPKTAELEWLKPIPKTLHSVQLMFARIPNEFVSCHKFCPHCKKLELNRFEKKERDRIDPYYEANWDRDSDYKDTYYEEECEEIYEVDIYEDDNTDFEWSSCDEGHDGDSMEEAEEEVECKDDEDNDNENSNKEVEKGDECTDVENNDDHDENSNKD; encoded by the coding sequence GGAAGATTGAGATCAATGTTGGAACACCGGAGGCGTTGAGACAAGTATTGACTTTCTTGTATACTGGCAAGGTCACTTTGGAATATGCCACTTTAAAGGACACCCTGCAAGTTGCAGACTATCTGCAGTTTGACAACATGAAGTATGCATTTGATAAATATCTACAAAAGATCACACTTACATTGGATAATTGTATTCCTCTCAGTCTGATGGCAATGGAATATGGATTGGACACTTATTCGCAAATTGTAAAATTCATGCAAGAAAATATGCTTCAAGTATTAAAGCATCCAGATGCTATGCAGTTGACTGCTGATTCAATTGAATCTATGGTCAGAGATCCTTTACTAAGCTATGTCCCAAAACTTGTTTTCTTGAATTTCATGGAAACATGGGTTGACTTTGATGTTTCTCAAAGGGAAAAGCACTTTCCAGACATGTTTCGCGAGCTAGACATTCGGAAGATTTCTGTTGAACAGTTGGAGAAAGTTGAGAATAGCAAGTATGTGAAAACCTCTGGAATTTGTCTTCAAAGATGTGAAAAACTGAGGAAGATGTTTGAATCAGGAGCATTACCTAATGATGGCAAGtcaaatgttttgattgtttgGGGAGTGCATGATGACAAGTATGAATATTCCTCATATACTCGACATTACAATCACATTTATGCTtatgatttaaagaaacataaatGGAGTCTCCTGAATAAATTTGAATCAAATTTATCCTTTTTTCATCCAGAAGAGCAATTGAGATTTGCTTTTCACAAACAGAGCAATTCATTATGCATGAGCAATGGTCAGAGTCGTGACTTTTATTCCCAAAAAGACAATGTGTTATCTGTTTCATGTCTTAGTTACATGAAGGGTCATATTCAAAAGCAGGATTTTGAACTTCCAGAAGACTTTCATGTGCACAAAGAAACCATTGTAGTAGAGGGAATGTTCTTTCCTGACGATTCagataaaatgtttatcttaGCAACTGGTCTGAAGAAAAAGAACCAAGAACAAGCAGGTATGTTTGTTTTCCTTATGAGTATAGATGAGACAAAAACCCAATTGAAAGAAATCCACCCAGTTCTAGATGGTAAAAAGGTTGAAATAAAGGCATGCCTTTCCAAAGGCAAACTGTTGTATGTTCTGTCAAAAGCCATGCATAAAGAAGGCGAAACAAAGTTAATGGTAACTGATTTGTGTCAAGAGAAACTGATATTCACTACCATTGAATGTCCAAATACATTGGGCTTTGTGTGTGTAATGAGTTCGTTTGGGGATGGTATTATGCTTGCAAAGAAAGAAGACAACACCTTGCGGTATGAGATACTAGACAGAGAAAACATGGAATGGATTGCATATGCAACAGATGATTTACCACCGAAATTTAAAGAACCTAGGATAACACAGTGTGCTGAAGGTGAGAATGACTCAGTTTATGTTGTACATGATAAATGGTTAAGTGGTTTATCTAAAGCAAAAATTAGTGTCTTTGATCCGAAAACTGCTGAACTAGAGTGGTTGAAGCCTATTCCAAAGACATTGCATTCAGTTCAGCTTATGTTTGCAAGAATCCCTAATGAATTTGTGAGCTGTCACAAATTTTGTCCGCATTGCAAGAAGTTGGAACTAAAccggtttgaaaaaaaagaaagggATCGTATTGATCCATATTATGAGGCTAACTGGGACAGAGATTCTGACTATAAAGACACATATTACGAAGAAGAATGTGAGGAAATATATGAGGTTGACATATATGAAGATGATAACACTGACTTTGAATGGAGCTCCTGTGATGAGGGTCATGATGGAGATAGCATGGAAGAGGCAGAGGAGGAGGTTGAATGTAAAGATGATGAAGACAATGATAATGAAAACAGCAACAAAGAGGTAGAGAAAGGTGATGAGTGTACcgatgttgaaaacaatgatgatcatgatgaaaacagcaacaaagattga
- the LOC128225548 gene encoding transcription factor IIIA-like encodes MDVKRFTCKFPDCLKQFSKQSRMMVHQRSHTGERPYVCDVEDCLKTFKRVDHLRRHTYTSHRDNKTDNFRFQCDESDCEASFSSIDNLTKHVRVTHEKSSYRCHITGCGKEFRKHHQLRTHRLEDHQGTAYKCTHADCGKTFQMSSHLKRHLKTHEGYVCSDLECGEKFDKWSLLVKHRKVKHLAARVHQCCKCKKSFSQKQWLKQHMMVHETSRAVLICPHEDCGREYLDQRNLNAHVRSYHEGKKFNCEEQDCGRSFATKQKLQHHMKLHDPNRPLPKKKSRPKKKAAEKLTGVSTITMETEVRGQDHVTFKSPIRDEHVHPPHLHMETISDTSDLDIPDFEEINSNEKETLKVNDLGAIETILTPENIHNSAVKQKESLQTSVENKAAT; translated from the exons ATGGATGTCAAACGTTTCACGTGCAAATTTCCAgactgtttaaaacagttttcaaaacaaagtcGGATGATGGTCCACCAACGCTCACATACAGGAGAG AGACCTTATGTTTGTGATGTTGAAGATTGCCTCAAGACATTCAAAAGAGTTGACCATCTCAGAAGGCATACATATACATCCCACCGGGATAACAAGACGGACAACTTCAG GTTTCAGTGCGATGAAAGCGATTGCGAGGCAAGCTTCTCCTCCATTGATAATCTCACAAAACATGTCAGAGTAACTCATGAAAAATCTTCTTACAGG TGCCATATCACTGGTTGTGGTAAAGAGTTCAGGAAACATCATCAACTGAGGACCCACCGACTGGAGGACCACCAGGGAACAGCTTACAA atgTACTCATGCAGATTGTGGGAAAACATTCCAGATGTCAAGTCACCTGAAGAGACATCTTAAAACACATGAGG GTTATGTGTGCTCTGATTTGGAGTGTGGAGAGAAGTTTGACAAGTGGTCGCTGCTGGTGAAACATCGGAAGGTGAAACACCTGGCTGCAAGAG TGCATCAGTGCTGCAAATGCAAGAAATCATTCTCCCAGAAACAGTGGCTTAAACAACACATGATGGTGCATGAGACATCACGTGCAGTGCTCATCTGTCCGCACGAAGACTGTGGGCGGGAGTACCTGGACCAGCGTAATCTGAATGCGCACGTGCGCAGTTACCACGAAGGAAAGAAGTTCAACTGTGAAGAACAAGACTGTGGCCGGTCCTTTGCAACGAAG CAAAAACTACAGCATCATATGAAGTTACATGATCCTAACAGACCCTTGCCTAAG AAGAAATCTAGACCGAAGAAAAAAGCTGCAGAAAAACTGACTGGTGTGTCAACAATCACCATGGAAACAGAGGTCCGGGGTCAAGACCATGTGACCTTTAAGTCACCAATCAGAGACGAGCATGTTCATCCACCTCATTTGCATATGGAAACCATTAGTGATACTAGTGACCTTGACATTCCTGATTTTGAAGAAATCAATAGTAATGAGAAAGAAACCctaaaagtaaatgatttgggggctattgaaacaattttaacccctgaaaatattcataactcTGCAGTCAAACAGAAAGAATCATTACAGACTTCTGTTGAAAACAAGGCTGCAACCTAG
- the LOC128225547 gene encoding uncharacterized protein LOC128225547 — translation MYGREDFQKWVDFSMDKCDLHDIRLEVHCDDHQEICCHVCVDRNHRQCRSISHLSDLARGFLKTAEFKQLPVKVDKMMSRLDELKNAKMEDQDSLKDCHKNILTEIKDFRKEINDILDQLEKKTVKLLDSMIKDLEKSVKDDIQSCAHVSDKLETTMRRVELMSEKLMHTRSYIGYRRLKNQLTQAERLVHELEVAPREELVFHPNSKVITILRSLRTIGKFHGSKQFSVKVQGDRVSCHITAICETTNGHIVIIDHNNKRVKLLNSEFRVTAHCSLPGNPQHMCHTSGNEVAVAVDAYDLHEVHFLKVSRENIQKVRKFTTVDNCISVAHHQNELYVGSHTGVYQYTINGQLIKKILSANWKVMKCAISPDGERIYVTDYFKGNLLTFDKCGKLLSTLEDRELSRPSGICVSPRGDVFVCVWRDSCTVLQVDREGRQKLATVARQADRSFVPRSVCFSKQTSSLIVGGYGRGNIICFGSCAEP, via the exons ATGTATGGGCGTGAAGACTTTCAGAAGTGGGTGGATTTCTCCATGGACAAATGTGACCTTCATGACATCAGGCTTGAGGTCCACTGTGATGATCATCAGGAAATATGCTGCCATGTCTGTGTTGACCGCAACCATAG GCAGTGTAGAAGTATCAGTCATCTGTCTGACCTTGCCAGAGGCTTCCTGAAAACAGCAGAATTCAAGCAGCTGCCAGTAAAAGTTGACAAGATGATGAGCAGGCTTGATGAGCTCAAGAATGCAAAGATGGAGGACCAAGATTCACTGAAAGACTGTCACAAGAACATCCTTACTGAAATTAAGGATTTTCGCAAGGAGATAAATGACATTTTGGACCAGCTTGAGAAGAAAACAGTCAAACTTTTGGATAGCATGATAAAGGATTTGGAAAAGTCTGTGAAAGATGATATCCAATCATGTGCCCATGTCAGTGACAAACTTGAAACCACAATGAGAAGGGTGGAGCTGATGTCAGAGAAACTGATGCATACCAGGTCCTACATTGGATACAGAAGATTAAAAAATCAACTGACACAAGCTGAGAGATTGGTTCATGAATTGGAAGTTGCACCAAGAGAAGAATTGGTATTTCATCCTAATAGTAAGGTCATAACAATTCTTCGAAGTCTGCGAACCATAGGAAAATTCCATGGGTCAAAACAGTTTTCTGTTAAAGTTCAAGGTGACAGAGTGAGCTGCCATATTACAGCCATATGTGAGACAACCAATGGTCACATTGTCATTATTGACCATAATAACAAACGAGTGAAACTTCTCAACAGTGAGTTCCGGGTCACTGCTCATTGTAGCCTTCCTGGTAATCCTCAACACATGTGCCATACCTCTGGCAATGAAGTAGCCGTAGCTGTTGATGCTTATGATTTACATGAGGTCCACTTCCTGAAAGTGAGCAGAGAGAATATACAGAAAGTGAGAAAGTTCACTACAGTTGATAACTGTATCTCCGTTGCCCATCACCAGAACGAGCTCTATGTTGGCTCACACACTGGCGTGTACCAGTACACCATTAATGGACAGCTGATCAAGAAGATCTTGTCAGCGAACTGGAAAGTGATGAAATGTGCTATAAGTCCTGATGGAGAGAGAATCTATGTGACAGattatttcaaaggaaatttattaacatttgataAATGTGGAAAACTACTATCTACATTAGAAGATCGAGAACTGAGTAGGCCCAGTGGAATATGTGTCAGCCCCAGGGGTGATGTGTTCGTGTGTGTGTGGAGGGATTCTTGCACTGTGTTACAGGTGGACAGGGAGGGCAGACAGAAGCTAGCCACAGTGGCCAGACAGGCTGATCGCTCGTTTGTGCCTCGGTCAGTTTGCTTTAGTAAACAAACATCCAGCCTCATTGTCGGGGGTTATGGGAGAGgcaatattatttgttttggaaGTTGTGCTGAACCATAG
- the LOC128228570 gene encoding autophagy-related protein 101-like translates to MNARAHVFELSVESRQVEEVVSSIFHSLILHRTLGKVHYKQAGSYSVGTLGFADEDCDFIDFTYVRVASDALCGNVRREVISFRDTLQQTSSPQESGQISLEFYQRKRGRWLFQAECIPWEVWTVKLDVITLNTEHERQIFRERVGEAVAEKVLYIAEIMNRHEYLPKMPNNSEVDLVFDTSYTDVQPYLHRITHQINGPSSSSVSTTMRKFLKDTLAL, encoded by the exons ATGAACGCAAGGGCTCATGTCTTTGAACTG TCTGTGGAAAGTCGTCAAGTGGAAGAAGTTGTTTCAA GTATATTCCACAGTTTGATACTGCACAGAACACTGGGAAAG GTCCATTACAAGCAAGCAGGAAGCTATTCTGTTGGAACGCTTGGTTTTGCGGATGAAGATTGTGACTTCATTGACTTTACTTAT GTGCGTGTGGCATCAGACGCCTTGTGTGGGAATGTGAGGCGTGAGGTGATCAGTTTCCGGGACACGCTCCAGCAGACCTCGTCCCCCCAGGAGTCCGGACAG ATATCATTGGAGTTTTACCAGCGTAAGCGTGGGCGATGGCTGTTCCAGGCGGAGTGTATTCCCTGGGAGGTGTGGACAGTCAAGCTAGACGTCATTACCCTCAACACTGAGCATG aacGACAGATATTCCGAGAGCGCGTTGGAGAGGCCGTTGCAGAGAAGGTGTTATACATAGCGGAAATCATGAATCGACACGAGTACCTGCCCAAGATGCCCAATAATTCAGAAGTTGATCTCGTATTTGATACAAGTTATACAGATGTTCAGCCATATCTGCATCGg ATAACTCACCAGATAAATGGGCCGTCTTCCAGCTCAGTATCCACAACTATGAGAAAGTTTCTTAAGGATACACTAGCATTATGA